One window from the genome of Streptococcus salivarius encodes:
- the trpA gene encoding tryptophan synthase subunit alpha produces MTKTLTKHLQAIKDSKRGIFVPYIMAGDHAKGLDGLFETIALLENSGVSAIEVGIPWSDPVADGPVIELAGQRSLAKDVTLTAIIKKLQEQKTQVPLVIMTYINPVYQYGIEAFVKDLAETSVKGLIIPDLPDEHADFITPYLKDSDIALVPLVSLTTGIDRQKQLIDGAEGFIYAVAINGVTGKTGNYRDDLDKHLANLTAHADIPVLTGFGVSTEDDIKRFNAVSDGVIVGSKIVRDLHDGKEKEVAEFVTFGSHFEK; encoded by the coding sequence ATGACAAAAACACTAACAAAACACCTACAAGCTATCAAAGACAGTAAACGCGGTATTTTCGTACCTTACATCATGGCGGGTGACCATGCTAAAGGTCTAGACGGACTCTTTGAGACCATAGCTCTCTTGGAAAATAGTGGTGTCTCAGCTATTGAGGTGGGTATTCCATGGTCAGACCCTGTGGCCGATGGTCCCGTTATTGAACTAGCAGGACAACGTAGTTTGGCTAAAGATGTGACTTTAACAGCTATCATCAAGAAGCTCCAAGAACAAAAAACACAGGTGCCTTTGGTTATCATGACCTACATCAATCCAGTTTATCAATATGGTATTGAAGCCTTTGTTAAGGATCTTGCAGAGACATCTGTCAAGGGGCTCATTATTCCTGATTTGCCAGACGAACACGCTGACTTTATTACCCCTTATTTGAAAGATAGTGATATTGCTCTCGTGCCTTTGGTGAGCTTGACTACAGGTATTGACCGTCAGAAACAGTTGATTGATGGTGCAGAAGGCTTTATCTACGCCGTTGCCATCAATGGTGTCACAGGTAAGACTGGTAATTACCGTGATGACCTTGACAAACACTTGGCTAACTTGACTGCCCATGCAGACATTCCAGTTCTCACAGGTTTTGGTGTGTCAACAGAGGACGACATCAAACGCTTTAACGCTGTATCAGACGGTGTTATCGTAGGATCAAAAATTGTCCGTGACCTTCACGACGGTAAGGAAAAAGAAGTCGCAGAATTTGTTACATTCGGTTCACATTTTGAAAAATAG
- the trpB gene encoding tryptophan synthase subunit beta, whose protein sequence is MTYQQPDAKGFYGKFGGQFVPETLMTAVIELDKAYREAKEDPSFQAELDDLLKNYVGRETPLYHAKRLTDHIGGAQIYLKREDLNHTGAHKINNALGQVLLAKRMGKKKIIAETGAGQHGVATATAAALFDMDCTIYMGEEDVKRQALNVFRMELLGAKVFSVTDGSRVLKDAVNAALRAWVAGIEDTHYIMGSALGPAPFPEIVRDFQSVIGREAKRQYAEISGGKLPDAVMACIGGGSNAIGMFYPFVNNKSVAMYGAEASGLGLDTEKHAATFAKGRPGILHGALMDVLQDAHGQIMEAFSISAGLDYPGVGPEHCYFNEIGRATYDSITDEEALEGFKLLSRLEGIIPALESSHAIALAQKVAAKMSPDQSLIVCLSGRGDKDVMQVKERFEAEAEGK, encoded by the coding sequence ATGACATATCAACAACCTGATGCAAAAGGATTTTACGGAAAATTCGGTGGTCAGTTCGTTCCAGAAACGCTGATGACAGCCGTTATTGAATTGGACAAGGCCTATCGTGAAGCCAAGGAAGATCCAAGTTTCCAAGCGGAATTGGATGACCTTCTCAAAAACTATGTGGGACGTGAAACACCTCTTTACCACGCCAAACGTTTGACCGATCATATTGGTGGAGCGCAAATTTATCTTAAACGTGAGGACCTTAACCACACAGGTGCCCACAAGATTAATAATGCCCTTGGTCAAGTTTTGCTTGCCAAACGTATGGGCAAGAAGAAAATCATCGCTGAAACGGGTGCAGGTCAACACGGTGTTGCAACAGCGACAGCCGCAGCCCTTTTTGATATGGACTGTACGATCTATATGGGTGAAGAAGATGTTAAACGTCAGGCGCTTAACGTTTTCCGTATGGAATTGCTTGGTGCCAAGGTATTTAGCGTGACAGATGGTTCGCGCGTGCTTAAGGATGCTGTAAATGCAGCCCTTCGTGCTTGGGTTGCAGGTATCGAGGATACGCACTACATCATGGGATCTGCCCTTGGTCCTGCACCATTCCCAGAAATTGTTCGTGACTTCCAATCTGTCATTGGTCGTGAAGCCAAACGCCAATATGCAGAGATTTCTGGCGGTAAATTGCCTGATGCTGTAATGGCTTGTATCGGTGGTGGTTCAAATGCTATCGGTATGTTCTACCCATTTGTTAATAATAAATCAGTAGCTATGTATGGTGCTGAAGCTTCTGGTTTGGGGCTTGATACTGAAAAACATGCCGCAACCTTTGCCAAAGGCCGTCCAGGTATCCTTCATGGAGCGCTTATGGATGTTCTCCAAGATGCTCACGGTCAAATCATGGAAGCCTTCTCTATCTCAGCTGGTCTGGATTACCCAGGGGTTGGTCCTGAGCACTGTTATTTCAACGAAATTGGACGTGCAACTTACGACTCTATCACAGACGAAGAAGCTCTTGAAGGCTTCAAACTTCTGTCACGTTTAGAAGGTATTATCCCAGCTCTTGAGTCTAGCCATGCCATTGCACTTGCGCAAAAAGTGGCAGCTAAGATGTCGCCAGACCAAAGCCTTATCGTCTGCCTCTCAGGTCGTGGGGACAAGGACGTTATGCAGGTTAAAGAACGTTTCGAAGCTGAAGCAGAAGGGAAATAA
- a CDS encoding phosphoribosylanthranilate isomerase has product MTKVKICGLSTPEAVATAVEAGADYIGFVFAKSTRQVSLEQAHELAKGVTGQTKIVGVFVSPSLEELEEAIGQVPLDIVQIHGAFDEDLIPKISVPVIRAIQISDSDSQVKSQADYLLFDAPIAGSGQTFDWQLLADKQIEQYYFIAGGLTVDNVAEAKETFQPYALDVSSGVETDGHKDLDKIKAFIERVKA; this is encoded by the coding sequence TTGACAAAGGTTAAAATTTGTGGACTATCGACACCAGAAGCGGTAGCAACTGCAGTTGAAGCTGGTGCTGACTACATTGGCTTTGTGTTCGCCAAGAGCACGCGTCAAGTGAGTCTTGAACAAGCTCACGAGCTAGCTAAAGGGGTGACAGGCCAGACAAAAATCGTCGGTGTCTTTGTCTCACCAAGTCTTGAAGAACTGGAAGAAGCAATTGGTCAGGTTCCCTTAGATATCGTTCAGATTCATGGAGCTTTTGATGAAGACCTGATTCCAAAGATTTCAGTACCAGTTATTCGAGCTATTCAGATTTCGGATAGCGATTCTCAAGTCAAGAGCCAGGCGGATTATCTTCTCTTTGATGCTCCCATTGCTGGTAGTGGCCAGACCTTTGACTGGCAGCTTTTGGCTGACAAGCAGATTGAGCAGTACTATTTCATCGCTGGTGGCTTGACTGTGGACAATGTGGCAGAGGCCAAGGAAACTTTCCAGCCCTATGCCTTAGATGTGTCCTCAGGTGTCGAAACAGATGGTCACAAAGATTTAGACAAGATTAAAGCATTTATAGAAAGAGTGAAAGCATGA
- the trpC gene encoding indole-3-glycerol phosphate synthase TrpC has product MSKAFLPTILEQKEKEVAQLVMEDLQPLRQTYRLYDFLKSNQNKLQIISEVKKASPSMGDINLDVDIVAQAKTYEENGAAMISVLTDEVFFKGDISYLKEISSQVAIPTLAKDFIIDEKQIVRSRNSGATVILLIIAALPEARLKELYDFATSLGLEVLVETHNLPELEVAHRIGAEIIGVNNRNLVTFETDINTSLELSTHFKDKPVYISESAIFTGQDAALVAPYFNGILVGTALMTAENVAEKVKELQIDKG; this is encoded by the coding sequence ATGAGTAAAGCCTTTCTCCCAACAATCTTAGAACAAAAAGAAAAAGAAGTGGCCCAGTTGGTCATGGAAGACTTGCAGCCCTTACGTCAGACCTATCGTCTTTATGATTTTCTCAAGTCAAATCAAAACAAGCTTCAAATTATTTCTGAAGTGAAAAAAGCCAGTCCAAGCATGGGTGATATTAACCTAGATGTGGATATTGTGGCTCAGGCCAAGACCTATGAAGAAAATGGGGCAGCCATGATTTCTGTTTTGACGGATGAGGTTTTCTTCAAGGGGGATATTTCCTATTTGAAAGAAATTTCGTCACAGGTGGCTATTCCAACCTTGGCTAAGGACTTCATTATTGATGAGAAACAGATTGTGCGTAGTCGTAATTCGGGTGCGACAGTCATTCTCTTGATTATAGCGGCCTTGCCAGAGGCTCGCCTCAAGGAGCTCTACGATTTTGCGACAAGCCTTGGCTTGGAAGTCTTGGTTGAAACGCATAATCTGCCAGAATTGGAAGTTGCTCATCGTATTGGTGCTGAGATTATCGGCGTTAACAACCGTAATTTGGTCACTTTTGAGACAGATATCAACACCAGTCTTGAGTTATCAACGCATTTCAAGGACAAGCCTGTTTATATTTCTGAGTCGGCTATTTTTACAGGTCAGGATGCTGCCTTAGTTGCCCCATATTTTAATGGGATTCTAGTAGGAACTGCCCTTATGACAGCTGAAAATGTGGCTGAAAAGGTCAAGGAGTTGCAAATTGACAAAGGTTAA
- the trpD gene encoding anthranilate phosphoribosyltransferase encodes MKEIFLQISNRQDLSQDQVQAVFERILKNEVSESQIAAFLMGLKTKGETADEITGIVRALKSHATVLPETFTDAMCNCGTGGDQSYSFNISTTVCFVLAAGGIRMAKAGNRSISSKSGSADVLEALGINVAASPETLSKALDEVGLAFIFAQTMHPAMRFIGPARQALGIPTIMNLVGPLANPLDLETQLMGLYRVELQEIVANAIQQLGRKRAVIITGPDNMDEAALYGTNTYTLLEDGHISQHTFTYEDLGMEKVELSDITGGDAKENAEILLSVLKNEASPYLETTVLNAGLGFFANGKVETIKEGVELARQLIADGSALEKLRQLQEVQV; translated from the coding sequence ATGAAAGAAATATTCCTACAAATCTCAAACCGCCAAGACTTGTCTCAAGATCAAGTCCAAGCAGTCTTTGAGCGCATTCTCAAAAATGAAGTCTCAGAAAGCCAAATTGCTGCCTTCCTTATGGGGCTTAAGACTAAGGGGGAAACAGCAGACGAAATCACAGGTATTGTGCGTGCCCTCAAATCACATGCGACTGTCTTGCCTGAGACTTTCACAGATGCTATGTGTAACTGTGGAACTGGTGGGGACCAGTCTTATAGCTTCAACATTTCGACTACTGTTTGCTTTGTTCTAGCAGCAGGCGGTATTCGTATGGCCAAGGCTGGTAACCGTTCGATTTCCTCTAAATCTGGTTCAGCTGACGTGCTTGAAGCCCTTGGAATCAACGTTGCGGCATCACCAGAAACCCTATCTAAAGCACTTGACGAGGTTGGTTTGGCCTTTATCTTTGCTCAAACCATGCATCCAGCTATGCGTTTTATCGGTCCAGCCCGCCAAGCTCTTGGGATTCCAACGATTATGAACTTGGTTGGGCCACTGGCTAATCCGCTTGACCTTGAGACGCAACTCATGGGGCTCTATCGTGTGGAATTACAAGAAATTGTTGCTAATGCTATTCAACAGTTGGGACGTAAACGTGCGGTTATTATCACAGGTCCTGACAATATGGACGAAGCTGCCCTCTATGGCACTAACACCTACACCCTTTTGGAAGATGGTCACATCAGCCAACACACTTTCACTTATGAAGATTTGGGTATGGAAAAGGTTGAGTTGTCTGACATCACAGGTGGCGATGCCAAGGAAAATGCAGAGATTCTCCTTAGTGTCTTGAAAAATGAAGCTAGTCCTTATCTTGAAACAACAGTGCTTAATGCAGGTCTCGGCTTCTTTGCCAATGGTAAGGTTGAGACTATTAAGGAAGGTGTTGAGCTTGCTCGTCAATTGATTGCGGATGGCTCAGCCCTAGAAAAACTTCGCCAACTCCAAGAGGTACAAGTATGA
- a CDS encoding aminodeoxychorismate/anthranilate synthase component II, which yields MILLVDNYDSFTYNLAQYLGTFTEVKVLRNDDENLYEEAEKADGLVFSPGPGWPADAGKMEALIKDFAGKKPMMGICLGHQAIAETFGGKLGLAKNVMHGKQSNITFETPSPIFKDIDNDVPIMRYHSIVVDQMPEGFDVTAITTDDQEIMAIQHKELPIYGLQYHPESIGSPDGLKMVENFVKIVAG from the coding sequence ATGATTTTATTAGTTGATAACTATGACTCTTTTACCTATAATTTGGCACAATACCTAGGGACATTTACAGAGGTAAAGGTCTTGCGTAACGATGATGAGAACCTCTATGAAGAGGCGGAAAAAGCTGACGGGCTAGTCTTTTCACCGGGTCCAGGTTGGCCAGCTGATGCGGGTAAAATGGAAGCCTTGATTAAGGATTTCGCTGGTAAAAAACCGATGATGGGAATTTGCTTGGGGCATCAGGCTATTGCGGAAACTTTTGGTGGTAAACTTGGCTTGGCTAAAAATGTCATGCATGGAAAACAAAGTAACATCACTTTTGAAACGCCATCGCCTATTTTCAAGGATATCGACAATGATGTCCCAATCATGCGTTACCATTCCATCGTTGTTGACCAAATGCCAGAGGGCTTTGATGTGACAGCTATCACAACTGATGATCAAGAAATCATGGCCATTCAACATAAGGAGCTACCTATTTACGGTTTACAATACCACCCAGAAAGCATCGGAAGTCCAGATGGGCTTAAGATGGTTGAAAATTTCGTAAAAATCGTTGCAGGCTAG
- the trpE gene encoding anthranilate synthase component I: MRKILPADTLTPILAYMRVQGEHKVILESIPREKENARFSIVAYNPVFEVTFKDGVLYENGKAIDQDPFEYLDQVTVKGIKSDLPFAGGAIGFAGYDMIGLYENIGEIPEDTIGTPDMHFFIYESYLIFDHKKEKVYVVEDNIYSGRDNDAVRQALGQVVTNLQTQAPNEFTPQALQALQFSNHIEKEVFMDMVAKAKKLIREGDMFQCVLSQRFSADFEGDPLDYYRNLRVTNPSNYLYFYDFGDYQVIGASPESLVSVKNGEVVTNPIAGTRPRGTNEAEDAALADELSHDVKETAEHRMLVDLGRNDIGKIAKNGTVKVTKYMEVEYFRYVMHLTSVVKGQLLPGLTALDALKSTLPAGTVSGAPKIRAMRRIYELEQEKRGIYAGAIGYLSATGDMDFAIAIRTMILKNQKAYVQAGAGVVYDSVPENEFYETINKAKAMTRIGDAQ, from the coding sequence ATGAGAAAAATTTTACCAGCCGATACCTTAACACCAATCTTGGCTTATATGCGTGTTCAAGGGGAACACAAGGTTATCCTTGAATCTATTCCTCGTGAGAAGGAAAATGCACGTTTTTCTATTGTTGCCTACAATCCGGTCTTTGAAGTGACCTTCAAGGATGGTGTTCTTTATGAAAATGGTAAGGCGATTGATCAAGATCCTTTCGAATACTTGGACCAAGTAACAGTCAAGGGCATCAAGTCTGACCTACCTTTCGCAGGTGGTGCTATCGGGTTTGCAGGCTATGACATGATTGGTCTCTATGAAAATATCGGTGAGATTCCAGAAGATACGATTGGAACACCTGATATGCATTTCTTCATCTATGAGTCTTATTTGATTTTTGACCACAAGAAGGAAAAGGTATATGTGGTTGAAGACAATATCTACTCTGGTCGTGACAACGATGCGGTGCGTCAAGCTCTTGGTCAGGTGGTAACCAATCTCCAGACTCAGGCGCCAAACGAGTTTACACCTCAGGCCTTGCAAGCCTTGCAATTTTCAAATCATATCGAAAAAGAAGTCTTCATGGATATGGTGGCTAAGGCCAAGAAACTTATTCGTGAGGGAGATATGTTCCAATGTGTGCTTAGCCAACGCTTTTCGGCGGACTTTGAGGGAGATCCTTTGGATTATTACCGTAACTTGCGTGTGACCAACCCATCAAACTATCTTTATTTCTACGATTTTGGAGATTATCAGGTGATTGGTGCCAGCCCAGAGAGTTTGGTTTCAGTGAAAAATGGAGAGGTGGTAACCAATCCGATTGCTGGAACTCGCCCTCGTGGTACTAATGAGGCGGAAGACGCTGCTTTGGCAGATGAACTCTCACATGATGTCAAAGAAACTGCGGAACACCGTATGTTGGTTGACTTGGGACGTAATGATATTGGTAAGATTGCCAAGAATGGTACGGTCAAGGTGACCAAGTATATGGAGGTTGAGTATTTCCGCTATGTGATGCATCTTACCAGTGTGGTTAAGGGACAACTCTTGCCGGGATTGACAGCACTAGATGCGCTAAAATCAACCCTACCAGCTGGAACCGTATCAGGAGCACCTAAGATTCGTGCCATGCGTCGTATCTATGAGCTTGAGCAGGAAAAACGTGGTATTTATGCGGGAGCTATTGGTTATCTATCTGCGACAGGAGATATGGACTTTGCCATTGCCATCCGTACCATGATTCTCAAAAATCAAAAAGCCTATGTTCAAGCAGGTGCAGGTGTTGTTTATGATAGTGTTCCTGAAAATGAATTTTACGAAACGATTAACAAGGCGAAAGCTATGACAAGAATAGGAGATGCCCAATGA
- a CDS encoding chorismate mutase, translated as MDALSDIRIDIDNIDRQLLRLLAQRQILVEKAGRLKPKGDKVAVQASDRVAQVIANRRKEALELGLSPDVAESVWRSMIKAFIALEEKVNKE; from the coding sequence ATGGATGCATTAAGCGATATTCGAATTGATATTGATAATATTGATAGACAGTTGCTTCGACTACTGGCCCAACGTCAAATACTTGTGGAAAAGGCAGGACGACTTAAGCCCAAGGGAGACAAGGTTGCTGTCCAGGCTAGTGATCGTGTTGCCCAAGTGATAGCAAACCGTCGTAAGGAGGCACTAGAGCTTGGCTTATCTCCAGATGTGGCTGAAAGTGTTTGGAGAAGCATGATTAAAGCATTTATTGCTTTGGAAGAGAAAGTGAACAAAGAATAA
- a CDS encoding PBECR2 nuclease fold domain-containing protein, with the protein MKTVGHLTPKVIKAFDLDYKPGEEITLSAQRKKHMEKHRQEFSDFDATYERIPEIIAHPDYIGRHPNGQSLEYIKRIDGNVLVAVRLCDKLNVRTMFVIKDSKLKNYLNAGRAKKM; encoded by the coding sequence ATGAAAACAGTAGGGCACTTGACGCCAAAAGTCATTAAAGCTTTTGATTTGGACTACAAGCCTGGTGAAGAAATCACGCTGTCTGCACAACGTAAGAAGCATATGGAAAAACATCGCCAGGAATTCAGTGATTTTGATGCTACCTATGAACGTATTCCAGAGATTATTGCTCATCCGGACTATATCGGTCGCCATCCTAATGGCCAGTCCTTGGAATATATAAAACGTATTGATGGTAATGTTCTGGTAGCGGTCAGATTATGTGATAAACTTAATGTCCGTACCATGTTTGTGATTAAAGATTCTAAGCTGAAAAATTATCTAAATGCTGGTAGAGCTAAGAAAATGTGA
- a CDS encoding HAD-IC family P-type ATPase, with product MKVMKKQLQGLTQVEVKRRIDAGKTNHFKAKTGSSNWEIFRRNVFNSFNMLNFAIFVALIAVQAWSNLFFFGIIVLNAFTGMMTELRARRMIDKLNLMNKDQIRVVRDGEVTSINPQDIVLDDIMLLSAGEQVPSDAVVVDGMAELNEAMLTGESDLILKKDGKELLSGSYLVSGQVYAMVINVAEDNYANKLMLEAKTHKPIVSRILYNMDKIAKFTGKIVIPFGLALFFEAYLIKQLSLQESVVTSSTALLGILPKGIALLTITSLLTAVIKLGMKHILVQEMYSVETLARVDVLCLDKTGTITQGKMTVKGLKLLSERFTKEELERLLAAYMQHSKDNNATAQAIRNAYEGLEHHYQVGDIIPFSSDRKWGAMSIDGVGTLFLGAPEMLLKENPKAVDQAQARGSRVLILAWSQSAVDTETMSLPNDVEALTLLEIADPIREDAAETLEYLRSEDVTLKIISGDNPVTVSHIAHQAGFANYQSYIDCSKVSDEELEALAEDTAIFGRVSPHQKKLLIQTLNANGHTTAMTGDGVNDILALREADCSIVMAEGDPATRQIANLVLMDSEFKDIPEILFEGRRVVNNIAHIAPIFLIKTVYSFLLGLICIASIVFGKAEYLLVFPFIQVQMTLAGQFIEGLPPFILTFERNIRPVEKHFLRRSLQLSIPNALMLVISVLIFHLSQVYLGMSNTDMLTLSYYMMGSTGVLAVIRACIPLNKGRVALIIYSVFGFLISSYYLRDVIEISTLNSYTLPIYLVAMAICTPLFFWISYKQGAFQKA from the coding sequence ATGAAAGTTATGAAAAAACAGTTACAAGGCTTGACGCAGGTGGAGGTCAAGCGGCGGATAGATGCCGGTAAAACAAATCATTTTAAAGCAAAAACTGGCTCCAGCAACTGGGAGATTTTTAGACGTAATGTCTTTAACTCCTTTAATATGCTCAATTTTGCTATTTTTGTGGCCTTGATTGCTGTTCAGGCTTGGTCGAATCTTTTTTTCTTCGGAATCATTGTGCTTAATGCCTTTACGGGGATGATGACAGAGTTGCGTGCCCGTCGCATGATTGATAAGCTCAATCTCATGAATAAGGATCAGATCCGTGTGGTGCGTGATGGCGAGGTTACTTCTATTAATCCTCAGGATATTGTCTTGGATGATATCATGCTCTTGTCTGCGGGTGAGCAGGTGCCTAGTGATGCCGTGGTTGTTGATGGGATGGCTGAGCTCAATGAGGCTATGCTGACAGGTGAGAGTGACCTTATTCTCAAGAAGGATGGTAAGGAGTTGCTCTCGGGGTCTTATCTTGTGAGTGGTCAGGTTTATGCTATGGTTATTAACGTAGCCGAGGACAATTACGCCAATAAGCTCATGCTAGAGGCCAAGACGCATAAGCCAATCGTGTCACGTATCCTCTATAACATGGACAAGATTGCCAAGTTTACGGGCAAGATTGTGATACCGTTTGGGCTCGCTCTCTTTTTCGAGGCTTACTTGATTAAACAACTCTCTCTTCAAGAGTCGGTAGTTACCAGTTCGACAGCCCTTCTGGGAATATTGCCTAAGGGGATCGCCCTTTTGACAATCACCTCTCTTTTAACGGCCGTTATTAAGCTTGGAATGAAGCATATCCTGGTGCAGGAGATGTACTCTGTCGAAACCTTGGCGCGTGTCGATGTGCTTTGTTTAGATAAGACAGGGACGATTACACAAGGAAAGATGACCGTTAAGGGTCTGAAACTACTGTCAGAACGTTTCACTAAAGAGGAGTTGGAGCGCTTGCTTGCGGCTTACATGCAGCATAGCAAGGATAACAATGCAACGGCTCAGGCGATTCGGAATGCCTATGAAGGTCTGGAGCATCACTATCAGGTAGGGGATATTATTCCATTTTCAAGTGATCGTAAATGGGGTGCTATGAGCATTGACGGGGTAGGAACTCTCTTTTTGGGAGCACCTGAGATGCTTCTTAAGGAAAATCCAAAAGCAGTCGATCAGGCTCAGGCTCGTGGTTCTCGTGTTTTGATTTTGGCATGGAGTCAGTCAGCGGTTGATACAGAGACCATGAGTTTGCCGAATGACGTTGAAGCCTTGACTTTACTTGAAATTGCCGATCCTATTCGTGAGGATGCTGCAGAAACTTTAGAATACCTACGTTCAGAAGATGTGACGCTGAAGATTATTTCTGGTGACAATCCTGTGACGGTTTCTCATATTGCCCACCAGGCTGGTTTTGCGAATTATCAAAGCTATATTGACTGTTCTAAGGTCAGTGATGAGGAGTTGGAGGCTTTGGCTGAAGATACGGCAATCTTTGGCCGCGTATCTCCACATCAGAAGAAGTTGTTAATCCAAACGCTTAATGCCAATGGGCATACCACAGCTATGACTGGTGACGGTGTCAACGATATCTTGGCACTACGTGAAGCGGACTGTTCGATTGTTATGGCTGAAGGGGATCCCGCTACACGTCAGATTGCCAACTTGGTGCTTATGGATTCTGAGTTTAAGGATATTCCTGAAATTCTATTTGAGGGACGTCGTGTGGTTAATAATATTGCCCACATTGCACCTATTTTCCTCATCAAAACGGTCTATTCCTTCCTTTTGGGACTTATCTGTATTGCCAGTATTGTTTTTGGAAAGGCAGAGTACCTCTTGGTCTTCCCATTCATTCAGGTTCAGATGACTTTGGCGGGGCAATTTATCGAGGGTCTTCCACCATTTATTTTGACCTTCGAACGTAATATTCGACCTGTTGAGAAACATTTCCTCAGACGTTCGCTCCAGTTATCTATTCCTAATGCCTTAATGCTGGTTATCAGTGTTCTTATTTTCCATCTATCTCAGGTCTATCTTGGCATGAGCAATACGGACATGCTGACGCTGTCTTACTATATGATGGGATCAACGGGTGTCCTTGCCGTTATTCGTGCTTGTATCCCCTTGAATAAAGGACGTGTGGCCTTGATTATTTACTCAGTCTTTGGTTTCCTAATCAGCTCTTATTATCTTCGAGATGTAATTGAAATTTCGACACTTAATAGCTACACCTTACCAATCTATCTGGTAGCAATGGCTATCTGTACACCGCTTTTCTTCTGGATTAGCTACAAACAAGGTGCTTTCCAAAAAGCATAA
- a CDS encoding YbaB/EbfC family nucleoid-associated protein — MMNMQNMMKQAQKLQKQMEKSQAELAATTFTGKSAQDLVVAELTGDKKVVNITFADAVVDPDDVETLQDMTVQALNDALGQIDDATKKSMGAFAGKLPF, encoded by the coding sequence ATGATGAACATGCAAAACATGATGAAGCAAGCTCAAAAGCTTCAGAAACAAATGGAAAAAAGCCAAGCTGAATTGGCTGCTACAACTTTCACTGGAAAATCAGCACAAGACTTAGTTGTTGCTGAATTAACTGGTGACAAAAAAGTGGTTAACATCACTTTCGCTGATGCTGTCGTGGATCCTGATGATGTGGAAACACTTCAAGATATGACTGTTCAAGCACTTAACGATGCTCTTGGACAAATTGACGACGCGACTAAAAAATCAATGGGTGCCTTTGCAGGTAAATTGCCATTCTAA
- a CDS encoding ABC transporter ATP-binding protein, whose amino-acid sequence MAYIQMKHSYKRYKTGDLEIIANNDVSFDIEKGELVVILGASGAGKSTVLNILGGMDTNDEGRVIIDGKDISEYTAKELTTYRREDVGFVFQFYNLVSNLTARENVELASEIVPNAKDATQTLVEVGLGDRLDNFPSQLSGGEQQRVAIARAVAKNPKILLCDEPTGALDYQTGKQILTLLQEMARKQGTTVIIVTHNASLAPIADRVIRMHDAKIKSVELNPNPQKIEDLEY is encoded by the coding sequence ATGGCTTATATTCAAATGAAGCATAGCTATAAACGCTATAAAACCGGTGATCTGGAAATTATCGCAAACAACGACGTAAGCTTTGATATTGAAAAAGGGGAGCTTGTCGTCATTCTCGGTGCCTCTGGTGCAGGGAAATCAACCGTTCTTAACATCTTGGGTGGTATGGACACCAATGACGAAGGTCGCGTCATTATTGATGGTAAGGATATCTCTGAATACACAGCCAAAGAACTGACAACATATCGTCGTGAGGACGTTGGCTTTGTGTTCCAATTTTACAACTTAGTTTCAAACCTTACGGCCAGGGAAAACGTCGAACTAGCATCTGAAATCGTTCCAAACGCTAAAGATGCTACTCAAACACTCGTCGAAGTCGGTTTGGGAGACCGCTTAGACAACTTCCCATCACAACTATCTGGTGGGGAGCAACAGCGTGTTGCCATTGCACGCGCCGTTGCCAAAAATCCAAAGATTCTTCTTTGTGATGAACCAACAGGGGCTCTGGATTATCAAACAGGGAAACAAATCCTGACCCTCCTTCAAGAAATGGCTCGCAAACAGGGAACAACTGTTATTATCGTGACCCATAATGCTTCTCTAGCTCCAATTGCCGATCGTGTCATTCGAATGCACGATGCCAAGATTAAGAGTGTGGAACTTAATCCTAATCCACAAAAAATCGAGGACTTGGAATACTAG